The Leadbettera azotonutricia ZAS-9 genome has a window encoding:
- a CDS encoding glycoside hydrolase family 5 protein, translated as MLQEDTVASIDDLKQLSVFTESTAKIVCPLDEADFDGTTDILTISYHYTGKGGEGDANNTIKISLLNKQKGQIKKDIFTFRNNDTLDTNTEGIHEAIFTLSQEDIALMGYIEISIISRDGSTGVEKITVAFSNSTDEPDIQDPGTTDRQTDPGTTDPGTTDPGTTDPGTTDPGTTDPGTTDPGTTDPGTTDPGTTDPGTTDPGTTDPGTTDPGTTDPGTQEPDDNGAKYLRVNGNQIEYGRGGNFKSVVLRGVNVGDLYHFKRAANRSAPSFTRIANELNANVVRFAVPPGRLWHEERAQSIAYLKENVQKALDAGLFVIIDYHTVAVPDGGAEDLNNSWIGYTGDFNTAKDFWDTISREFSDGRILFELWNEPQNVYKNQASWTALKGYWEQLISIIRNNGRSNVLIASGFYWTLDLRSIKNSLLSDANTAYAWHVYGGHNGTPEIWENYLDGLYQIRPIVTTEWGYYTNPKSDLYDTPANFADKLVSQFFKAKNLHNLAWGYDPWYGPNMLLNENYNTLSDYGQYVVDYLRSNVQERP; from the coding sequence ATGCTGCAAGAGGATACTGTCGCATCTATTGATGATTTAAAACAATTATCCGTATTCACAGAATCGACGGCTAAAATTGTCTGCCCGCTTGATGAGGCAGATTTTGACGGAACGACGGATATACTGACCATTTCCTACCACTACACGGGAAAAGGCGGAGAAGGGGATGCTAATAACACAATCAAAATCAGTTTACTGAATAAACAGAAAGGGCAAATCAAAAAAGACATCTTTACTTTTAGGAATAATGACACCCTGGATACCAATACCGAAGGGATTCATGAAGCGATTTTTACTCTTTCTCAAGAGGATATTGCCCTGATGGGATATATAGAAATATCCATTATCTCCAGGGATGGCTCGACGGGGGTTGAAAAAATCACCGTTGCGTTCAGTAATTCCACAGATGAGCCAGACATACAAGATCCCGGTACGACCGACCGGCAAACCGACCCTGGCACAACCGACCCTGGCACAACCGACCCTGGCACAACCGACCCTGGCACAACCGACCCCGGCACGACCGACCCCGGCACGACCGACCCTGGCACGACCGACCCTGGCACGACCGACCCTGGCACGACCGACCCTGGCACGACCGACCCTGGCACGACCGACCCTGGCACGACCGACCCTGGCACGACCGACCCTGGCACACAGGAGCCGGACGACAATGGTGCAAAATATCTGCGAGTAAATGGAAATCAAATTGAATACGGCAGGGGCGGCAATTTCAAATCCGTGGTTTTGCGAGGGGTCAATGTAGGCGATCTTTACCACTTTAAGCGGGCTGCAAATCGCAGCGCTCCCAGTTTTACCCGTATCGCCAATGAACTTAACGCCAATGTGGTAAGATTCGCAGTACCTCCGGGCAGACTCTGGCATGAGGAAAGGGCTCAATCCATCGCTTATTTAAAGGAAAATGTCCAAAAAGCCCTGGACGCGGGATTATTTGTCATCATTGATTACCATACTGTCGCGGTTCCAGATGGGGGAGCTGAGGACTTAAACAATTCCTGGATCGGGTATACCGGGGACTTTAATACCGCCAAGGATTTCTGGGATACCATATCCAGGGAATTCAGCGACGGCAGAATCCTGTTTGAACTCTGGAATGAACCTCAGAATGTATACAAGAATCAAGCCAGCTGGACTGCCCTGAAAGGCTATTGGGAGCAGTTAATCTCCATTATCAGGAATAATGGCAGAAGTAATGTTCTTATCGCTTCGGGTTTTTACTGGACTCTGGATCTGCGGAGTATCAAAAATTCCCTGCTCTCCGATGCAAATACAGCCTACGCCTGGCATGTGTACGGGGGCCACAACGGAACCCCGGAGATCTGGGAGAACTACCTTGACGGCTTGTACCAAATCCGCCCCATAGTAACCACCGAATGGGGTTATTACACCAACCCGAAATCTGATCTATACGATACACCAGCCAACTTTGCGGATAAACTGGTTTCTCAATTCTTTAAAGCAAAAAATTTACATAACCTGGCCTGGGGTTACGATCCCTGGTATGGGCCCAATATGCTGCTGAATGAAAACTACAATACCCTGAGCGACTATGGCCAGTATGTGGTGGATTACCTCAGGAGCAATGTCCAGGAGCGGCCCTGA
- a CDS encoding GtrA family protein: protein MTGKIIRLIKENAAAIKQFIGFCIVGVSNTLISLAIYYAMVYLGVHYQIANVVSYVISIFNAYFWNRWLVFKKRSEPRTGQLIRTYISYGFTLGLSALLLYILVDVFNISSYIAPIIILFITTPVNFLLNKFWTFREPKNSPPAAG from the coding sequence ATGACAGGTAAAATTATACGTCTTATTAAAGAGAACGCGGCTGCGATAAAACAGTTTATCGGGTTTTGTATAGTCGGTGTTTCCAATACCCTGATAAGTCTTGCAATTTATTATGCAATGGTCTACCTGGGCGTCCATTATCAGATAGCCAATGTGGTAAGTTATGTCATCAGCATATTTAACGCTTATTTCTGGAACAGGTGGCTGGTGTTTAAAAAACGCAGCGAACCCCGTACCGGGCAGTTAATAAGAACGTATATCAGTTATGGTTTTACCCTTGGACTGAGCGCTTTGCTTTTGTATATTTTGGTTGATGTTTTTAATATATCCAGCTATATTGCCCCGATCATCATTTTGTTCATCACTACGCCTGTCAATTTTTTGCTGAACAAGTTCTGGACCTTCAGGGAACCGAAAAATTCTCCCCCTGCAGCAGGGTAA
- a CDS encoding GNAT family N-acetyltransferase, with protein MNIISYEDKYEAQWDAFVNDTAVNGALMHTRNFLAYHPKGKFEDCSCLIFDGDELAGIVPACVKTEAGKKAFFSHAGASYGGIVVNHEYYNGKKVIEMVDTLENFVKEAHFGQIILKITPDLFCREKSDLLQYVLRYRGYSDYCELAAYIDYADYKQDLIANISSHRLRKLKTALKNNLEFRILTEDEDVRNIHAVITKNYLKFETKPIHSAEEMLDFKNKRLPDKVVFVAAYSGGTMAAGGMLFLFGKVAHAQYLSQDYDFDDVFPNVYLYHKTIEWARDHGFEKLSFGINTTYRGAVLNTGLLDFKESFGSKHAVNRTYYKEL; from the coding sequence ATGAATATCATTTCATACGAAGATAAATATGAAGCACAGTGGGACGCCTTTGTAAATGATACGGCTGTTAACGGCGCCCTGATGCATACGAGGAATTTTTTAGCTTACCATCCAAAGGGAAAATTCGAGGATTGTTCATGCCTGATATTCGACGGGGATGAATTGGCGGGGATAGTCCCGGCATGCGTGAAAACCGAAGCCGGCAAGAAAGCCTTTTTCTCCCATGCGGGCGCCTCTTACGGCGGGATTGTAGTAAACCATGAGTACTACAACGGGAAGAAAGTAATCGAAATGGTTGATACCCTTGAAAATTTTGTAAAAGAAGCGCATTTTGGCCAAATAATTTTAAAAATTACTCCTGATCTGTTTTGCCGGGAAAAGAGCGATTTGCTTCAGTATGTATTAAGGTACCGGGGTTACAGCGATTATTGCGAATTGGCGGCTTATATCGATTATGCTGATTATAAACAGGACCTGATTGCGAATATCAGTTCCCACAGGCTGCGGAAGCTTAAAACTGCCTTAAAAAACAACCTGGAATTCAGGATTCTTACAGAGGACGAGGACGTCCGGAACATCCATGCCGTTATTACAAAAAATTATTTAAAATTTGAAACCAAGCCGATACACTCTGCGGAAGAGATGCTTGATTTTAAAAACAAGAGGCTTCCGGACAAGGTGGTATTCGTCGCCGCCTATTCGGGCGGTACAATGGCCGCCGGGGGTATGCTGTTCCTGTTTGGAAAAGTTGCCCACGCCCAGTATCTTTCGCAGGATTATGATTTTGATGATGTTTTCCCCAATGTATATCTATACCACAAGACAATAGAATGGGCCCGTGACCACGGTTTTGAAAAACTGTCCTTCGGCATCAACACCACCTACCGGGGGGCTGTATTGAACACGGGCTTATTGGATTTTAAGGAATCTTTTGGCAGCAAACATGCAGTGAACAGGACCTATTACAAGGAGCTATGA
- the aspS gene encoding aspartate--tRNA(Asn) ligase, whose product MRVLAKDMVRAAGEKSGEELEVSGWVHRIRDMGGITFVVLRDRSGIMQLVFDSKPLDADGNELTLESVITAKGNASLNIKAPGGAELKVSSVRVLSRAEPDLPYQVNGNVSQFSLETILDNRMLSLRNPKIRAIFKIQATIIDAFSAYLRSRDFTEIKTSKLVGSGTEGGTELFEVEYFDRKVYLAQSPQLYKQALVAAGFERVFEVCPVYRAEKHDTPRHLNEYVSMDVEMGFIESEKDLIELEKALLSHIFEEVAKRNSAELEMWNAAVPSPEAVAKAPTIPYEETLKIVNEEAAKGKNPGSRIFDINPEAERLVCEWALREKGIDLVFVNEFPRRHRPFYTYPLNKGDGGAAATTMSFDALFRGLEITSGSRRQHDYKTLAETLPKFGLKAEDMAGYLSVFKYGCPPHGGFAIGCERLTQKILGLANVKEASLFPRDRKRVEP is encoded by the coding sequence ATGCGAGTTTTAGCAAAAGACATGGTCCGCGCAGCCGGAGAAAAATCCGGGGAGGAGCTTGAAGTTTCAGGCTGGGTGCATCGGATACGGGACATGGGGGGCATCACATTCGTGGTACTCAGGGACAGATCCGGCATAATGCAGCTGGTGTTTGATTCAAAGCCTTTGGACGCGGACGGGAATGAGCTCACCCTGGAATCGGTGATCACTGCCAAGGGCAATGCCAGCCTGAACATAAAGGCCCCCGGAGGAGCGGAGCTTAAGGTAAGCTCCGTCCGGGTGCTGAGCCGTGCAGAGCCGGATCTTCCCTATCAGGTTAATGGCAATGTTTCCCAATTCAGCCTTGAGACTATTCTGGACAACCGGATGCTTTCTTTGCGCAATCCCAAGATCAGGGCCATTTTTAAAATACAGGCGACCATTATCGACGCTTTTTCCGCGTATCTGCGGTCCCGCGATTTTACCGAGATAAAGACCAGCAAGCTTGTGGGGAGCGGCACCGAGGGCGGCACGGAGCTTTTTGAGGTTGAATACTTTGACCGCAAGGTGTATCTGGCCCAGTCGCCCCAGCTCTACAAGCAGGCCCTGGTGGCTGCTGGTTTCGAGCGGGTTTTTGAAGTATGCCCGGTTTATCGGGCCGAAAAGCACGACACCCCCCGGCACTTGAACGAATATGTTTCCATGGATGTGGAGATGGGGTTTATCGAATCAGAAAAAGATTTAATAGAACTGGAGAAGGCGCTCCTCTCCCATATTTTCGAAGAGGTCGCCAAGCGTAACAGCGCTGAACTTGAAATGTGGAACGCTGCGGTTCCCAGCCCCGAGGCTGTGGCCAAGGCGCCCACTATTCCCTATGAAGAAACCCTCAAAATCGTAAACGAGGAAGCTGCAAAAGGCAAAAATCCGGGGAGCCGTATTTTTGATATTAACCCCGAGGCAGAGCGGCTTGTCTGCGAATGGGCTCTCCGCGAAAAAGGCATAGATCTGGTTTTTGTAAACGAATTCCCCAGGCGGCACAGGCCCTTCTACACATATCCTCTTAACAAAGGGGACGGCGGCGCTGCCGCAACCACCATGAGTTTCGACGCCCTTTTCAGAGGGCTTGAGATCACCTCGGGGTCGAGGAGACAGCATGACTACAAGACGCTGGCCGAAACCCTCCCCAAATTCGGCTTAAAAGCCGAAGACATGGCGGGGTATCTTTCAGTGTTTAAATACGGCTGTCCTCCCCATGGCGGCTTTGCTATCGGCTGCGAAAGGCTTACTCAAAAGATCCTGGGCCTTGCCAATGTAAAGGAGGCGAGCCTCTTCCCCCGGGACAGGAAGCGCGTCGAACCTTGA
- a CDS encoding MATE family efflux transporter, whose protein sequence is MTLEVPAKPPAEIPAKLPAGKPAIIWDNSALWRLIWPLVVEQILSITIGLADTVMVSGVGEHAVSGVSIVDTINQMLIIAFAALATGGAVVVSHYIGARMVQKSRTASRQLMYISFAISVLIMIFTLALRRPMLFLIYGKIDANVMASAEIYFFLSALSYPFLAIYNSAASLFRSAGNSRITMLIAVVVNVLNLGGNALLIYGFGMGVAGAGIATLVSRAVAAIVLTLLLVHDRVSGISLDGLFKVKLDGPVIRSILKVGIPSGVESSMFQLGKILTSRIFASFGTAAMAANAVAASINSLSFMPANAFGIAMLTIVGQCLGAGDIASAKRNTRKLMIFTHSSVAVFSILTVILMDTGIGLFNLSPEAHVIARQLLLIHCVMSPVSWPGSFSLPNALRSAGDARYCMFVAAVSMWTVRVTGSYFCAYTLGLGAAGVWYAMVADWCVRAVFYIRRWTKGRWQNNQVLAET, encoded by the coding sequence TTGACCCTGGAAGTTCCAGCGAAGCCTCCTGCGGAAATTCCAGCGAAGCTCCCCGCGGGAAAGCCCGCTATAATTTGGGATAATTCCGCCCTGTGGAGGCTTATCTGGCCCCTGGTGGTGGAGCAGATCCTGAGCATTACCATTGGGCTTGCGGATACAGTGATGGTGTCAGGCGTAGGCGAGCACGCCGTGTCAGGTGTGTCCATTGTAGATACCATAAACCAAATGCTCATTATTGCGTTTGCCGCCCTTGCTACAGGTGGGGCAGTGGTGGTGAGCCATTATATTGGCGCAAGGATGGTGCAAAAGTCCAGGACAGCCTCGCGGCAGCTCATGTATATCAGTTTTGCAATTTCCGTCCTGATTATGATCTTTACCCTGGCCCTGAGGCGGCCCATGCTTTTCCTTATCTATGGGAAGATCGATGCCAATGTGATGGCATCGGCTGAAATTTATTTTTTCCTCAGCGCTTTGAGTTATCCCTTCCTGGCTATCTATAATTCCGCCGCTTCTCTTTTCCGCAGCGCAGGCAATAGCCGCATTACTATGCTTATTGCAGTGGTAGTAAATGTGCTGAACCTTGGGGGCAATGCCCTGCTTATTTACGGTTTTGGCATGGGGGTTGCAGGTGCGGGGATCGCTACCTTGGTCTCCCGGGCTGTCGCAGCAATAGTGTTAACCCTGCTCCTTGTCCATGACAGGGTGTCGGGCATTTCCCTGGACGGCCTTTTCAAGGTTAAGCTTGACGGGCCTGTAATACGGAGCATACTCAAAGTCGGCATCCCCTCGGGAGTGGAGAGTTCCATGTTCCAACTGGGGAAAATACTGACTTCCCGCATCTTTGCAAGTTTTGGCACTGCTGCCATGGCTGCCAATGCTGTGGCTGCCTCCATTAATTCCCTTTCGTTTATGCCGGCCAATGCTTTTGGCATTGCCATGCTGACCATAGTAGGGCAATGCCTTGGGGCAGGGGATATTGCAAGCGCAAAACGCAACACCAGGAAGCTTATGATATTTACCCATAGCTCTGTTGCGGTATTCAGCATTTTAACAGTAATACTGATGGATACGGGGATAGGGCTTTTTAATCTGAGCCCCGAGGCTCATGTGATTGCCAGGCAATTGCTCCTTATCCACTGCGTCATGTCCCCTGTTTCCTGGCCCGGGAGTTTCAGCCTACCCAATGCGTTAAGGTCGGCAGGGGATGCCAGGTACTGCATGTTTGTGGCTGCTGTCAGCATGTGGACGGTCAGGGTTACGGGTTCTTATTTCTGTGCCTATACCCTGGGCCTAGGCGCTGCAGGGGTGTGGTACGCCATGGTTGCGGACTGGTGCGTAAGGGCTGTATTCTATATACGCCGCTGGACAAAAGGCCGATGGCAAAACAATCAGGTCCTTGCGGAAACATGA
- a CDS encoding GNAT family N-acetyltransferase, translated as MELVTYDEKYESLWDGFIKEESVNGEFMHTRNFLNYHHKGKFTDCSFLIYDGANLAAVIPACERLEDGEKIYFSHGGASFGGFVIGRKYYNAKHAMDMVKALEDRVRESGFTEVHLKMTPDLFCREKSDLLQFVLMHSGYAVYADISTFIDFADYKENIEDNFDGRQKRNYKAALKFGPEFREITDDTGIISFYRILVKNHLKFEAVPAHTLDELYEICKRLGDSIKFFGVFLGGTLCACSMVLEYKYANILHTQYLAMDYDYALNRPSAFLYYNLIDWARKCGFSKLSWGVSSNSRGAFLNDTLLSFKESVGSRYSLNRGFTKKLR; from the coding sequence TTGGAACTTGTCACCTATGACGAAAAATATGAATCCCTTTGGGACGGCTTTATAAAAGAAGAATCCGTCAATGGTGAATTTATGCATACAAGGAATTTCCTGAATTATCACCACAAGGGAAAATTCACAGATTGTTCTTTCCTGATTTACGACGGGGCAAATTTGGCTGCCGTAATTCCGGCTTGCGAACGGCTTGAGGATGGCGAAAAGATTTATTTTTCCCATGGAGGCGCTTCTTTTGGCGGTTTTGTTATCGGCCGGAAATATTATAACGCCAAGCATGCTATGGATATGGTAAAGGCCCTGGAAGACCGTGTCAGGGAGTCCGGGTTTACAGAGGTGCATTTAAAAATGACCCCCGATTTGTTTTGCCGGGAAAAGAGTGATTTGCTCCAGTTTGTTTTAATGCACAGCGGTTATGCTGTATACGCTGATATCAGTACATTTATTGATTTTGCGGATTATAAAGAAAATATCGAAGATAATTTCGACGGCAGGCAGAAACGGAATTACAAAGCTGCATTAAAATTCGGCCCTGAATTCAGGGAAATAACAGATGATACCGGGATTATCAGTTTTTATAGGATCCTTGTTAAAAACCATTTAAAATTTGAAGCAGTTCCGGCGCACACCCTGGATGAACTATATGAAATTTGCAAGAGGCTTGGCGATAGTATTAAATTTTTTGGTGTTTTCTTGGGAGGCACTTTATGCGCATGCAGTATGGTGCTTGAATACAAATATGCCAATATACTGCATACACAGTATTTGGCGATGGACTACGATTACGCATTAAACAGGCCCAGTGCGTTCCTTTACTATAATTTGATTGATTGGGCGCGTAAATGCGGTTTTAGCAAACTTTCCTGGGGTGTTTCTTCGAACAGCAGGGGAGCCTTTTTGAACGATACGCTTTTGTCATTTAAGGAATCCGTAGGGAGCAGGTACTCCCTTAACCGTGGCTTTACAAAAAAGCTGCGATAA
- a CDS encoding glycosyltransferase has product MINEASGMVQNKENGFLSVVLYMYNNEKGIRHFFNSLYGALDANFEHFEIICVNDGSEDKAMAFVEEFAKNVHDGKIITVLTMSGHQGIEAAMNAGVDLAIGDWIFEFDIIEEGFDGKLIMEVYRKAVSGYDIVTAAPKNIHSLSSKLFYRVYNFVGNENLSSESFILISRRALNRIKTINQFVPYRKVLYSRSGLPIVKMYYDNRSWEKSERPKNGSDLALESLILFTRAIQSISLIISVFFALFTTAFGIYILIIRFFHIFSPEGWATQMLFLSIGFFGVFILFFFVIKYLSVILNVVFVKQRYLVESVRKL; this is encoded by the coding sequence ATGATTAACGAGGCATCCGGCATGGTTCAGAACAAAGAGAATGGTTTTTTGTCTGTTGTATTGTATATGTATAATAACGAAAAAGGGATTCGTCACTTTTTCAACTCTTTGTACGGCGCCCTGGATGCGAATTTTGAACACTTTGAAATTATCTGCGTGAACGACGGTTCCGAAGACAAGGCCATGGCTTTTGTTGAGGAATTCGCCAAAAATGTACATGATGGCAAAATCATAACCGTCCTTACCATGAGCGGGCATCAGGGCATAGAGGCAGCCATGAACGCCGGGGTCGATTTGGCCATCGGCGACTGGATTTTTGAATTTGACATCATCGAGGAAGGTTTTGACGGGAAGCTTATTATGGAAGTGTATCGCAAGGCTGTGTCCGGTTATGACATTGTAACGGCGGCGCCCAAAAATATCCATTCTTTGTCTTCAAAATTATTTTACCGTGTTTACAATTTTGTCGGCAATGAAAATTTATCCAGCGAGAGTTTTATACTCATTTCGCGCCGCGCCCTGAACCGTATTAAGACCATAAACCAGTTTGTTCCGTACCGGAAAGTTTTGTATTCCCGTTCCGGTTTGCCAATTGTAAAGATGTATTACGATAACAGGAGCTGGGAAAAAAGTGAGCGGCCAAAAAACGGATCAGATTTGGCTCTGGAATCCCTTATCCTTTTTACCAGAGCCATTCAGAGCATTTCGCTGATTATTTCTGTTTTTTTCGCCCTTTTTACCACCGCTTTCGGTATTTATATTCTGATAATACGGTTTTTTCATATATTTTCACCCGAAGGCTGGGCCACCCAGATGTTGTTTTTAAGCATCGGCTTTTTCGGTGTTTTCATTTTATTTTTTTTTGTAATTAAGTATCTGTCTGTTATTTTAAATGTTGTTTTTGTAAAACAGCGTTACCTTGTAGAATCAGTCAGAAAATTGTAG
- a CDS encoding glycosyltransferase family 2 protein → MAEQTGTGRCKASVSMLIPAYNEEDILLPALERSLECFQRDFEDYEIVLINDGSKDNTGAIIDEFVKTHDHAVALHNLINLNYGASIQRGFVAASKKYVFANAADLPLDPGKVRELIEKSENENIDVLCVERMEYLGTSAWRRFASLVNRALILMLFPNGKKGIRDTNYLQIFRRSIIEDILPLARSPIFTMPEMIFRARYKKIYKVVPVEFEYKAMSVRKGAFGHPNDIFWGIYDMLRFRLRVWQRNY, encoded by the coding sequence ATGGCAGAACAGACGGGAACCGGCAGATGCAAAGCCTCGGTATCGATGCTTATACCTGCTTATAACGAAGAAGATATACTCCTGCCCGCATTGGAACGAAGCCTGGAATGTTTTCAAAGGGATTTTGAAGATTACGAGATTGTTTTGATTAATGACGGAAGCAAAGATAACACCGGGGCGATAATAGATGAATTTGTCAAAACCCACGATCATGCAGTTGCCCTGCATAATCTGATCAATTTGAATTACGGGGCTTCCATTCAGCGGGGGTTTGTAGCCGCTAGCAAGAAATACGTATTCGCCAACGCCGCCGATTTGCCCCTGGACCCGGGAAAAGTCCGGGAACTTATCGAAAAATCCGAAAATGAAAATATTGACGTCCTCTGCGTTGAGAGGATGGAGTACCTGGGTACATCTGCCTGGCGCAGGTTTGCGTCTCTTGTGAACCGGGCTTTAATACTTATGCTGTTCCCGAACGGCAAGAAAGGGATACGGGATACGAACTACCTCCAGATATTCAGGCGCAGCATTATAGAAGATATTTTGCCTTTGGCGCGTTCGCCGATATTTACCATGCCGGAAATGATATTCAGGGCGCGGTATAAAAAAATCTATAAGGTCGTTCCGGTTGAATTTGAATACAAGGCGATGTCGGTAAGGAAAGGCGCTTTTGGCCATCCCAATGATATTTTCTGGGGTATTTACGACATGCTGCGTTTCCGTCTGCGCGTATGGCAGCGAAATTATTGA
- a CDS encoding MATE family efflux transporter, which translates to MAAGTVNISEKWDSKALFRLLWPLIIEQILAVTMGAADTVMVSSVGEFAVSGINIVDNINNLLIITFTALATGGAVVVSQYIGRKDSQNASLASRQLVYIVTGISLVIMVFTVFLRRPIISLLYGKIENDVMDAASIYFMITALSYPMLAIYNACAALFRAVGNSKVTMRIALLVNVMNIGGNAFLIYVLKIGVAGAAISTLLCRTVAAAILMGMLIRNQRGTITLAGLSKVRLIPSMVRNILNVGIPSGIESSMFQVGRLLTQRIFTTFGTMAMAANAIAGVINSFSFMPGTAYGIALLTVVGQCVGAGDYGAARKQTAKIMKLCYFTIFIMSVGIYIFMEPLVNLFSLSQEAHDLAKSFLRVHCISMAIGWSMSFALPNALRAAGDAKYVMLAATVSMWTVRVSFAYILTFAVGLGPVGVWLAMGADFVSRGIAYLTRWLGRRWEGKKVIEDG; encoded by the coding sequence ATGGCAGCCGGCACTGTAAATATTTCAGAAAAATGGGACAGCAAAGCCCTTTTTCGCCTTCTCTGGCCCCTCATCATCGAGCAGATCCTGGCAGTTACCATGGGGGCAGCCGACACGGTAATGGTGAGTTCCGTGGGGGAATTCGCTGTCTCCGGGATCAATATAGTTGACAATATCAATAACCTCCTCATTATAACCTTTACTGCCCTGGCCACAGGAGGCGCTGTGGTAGTGAGCCAGTACATAGGCCGCAAAGATAGCCAGAACGCCAGCCTTGCTTCCCGCCAGTTGGTCTACATTGTAACCGGGATTTCCCTGGTGATCATGGTTTTCACCGTTTTTCTCAGGCGCCCCATTATCAGCCTCCTCTATGGGAAAATCGAAAACGATGTCATGGATGCCGCGTCGATCTATTTCATGATCACTGCCCTTTCTTACCCCATGCTGGCCATCTACAATGCCTGTGCAGCCCTGTTCAGGGCAGTGGGGAACAGCAAGGTCACCATGCGCATTGCCCTGCTTGTGAATGTCATGAATATCGGGGGCAATGCGTTTCTCATTTATGTCCTTAAAATCGGAGTGGCAGGCGCGGCTATCTCGACTTTGCTGTGCCGCACCGTTGCCGCAGCCATACTCATGGGCATGCTGATCCGGAATCAGCGGGGGACCATTACCCTTGCAGGGCTTAGCAAGGTACGGCTCATTCCATCCATGGTGCGCAATATCCTCAATGTAGGAATTCCTTCGGGGATAGAAAGTTCCATGTTCCAGGTGGGCCGCCTCCTTACCCAGAGGATCTTTACCACCTTTGGGACCATGGCCATGGCAGCCAATGCCATTGCGGGGGTCATCAATTCTTTTTCATTTATGCCCGGCACCGCTTATGGCATTGCCCTTCTCACGGTGGTGGGCCAGTGCGTCGGGGCAGGGGATTATGGGGCGGCAAGAAAGCAGACCGCCAAGATTATGAAGCTCTGTTATTTTACGATTTTCATCATGAGCGTAGGCATCTATATCTTTATGGAGCCTCTGGTGAATCTCTTCAGCCTGAGCCAGGAGGCCCACGATTTGGCAAAGTCCTTCCTCAGGGTGCACTGTATTTCCATGGCCATTGGCTGGTCCATGAGCTTTGCCCTGCCCAATGCCCTGAGGGCCGCAGGGGACGCGAAGTATGTGATGCTGGCTGCCACAGTTTCCATGTGGACTGTGAGGGTCAGCTTCGCCTATATCCTGACCTTTGCGGTCGGCCTGGGGCCTGTAGGGGTGTGGCTTGCCATGGGGGCTGACTTCGTTTCCCGGGGAATTGCCTATCTTACCCGCTGGCTGGGCCGCCGCTGGGAGGGGAAAAAGGTCATTGAAGATGGTTAA
- a CDS encoding metallophosphoesterase, whose protein sequence is MIYRNLQIRVYRLETPLLSENTVIRIVLISDLHSQIYGKDQSPLIEKVIKLEPDLIFLTGDILDDRVPDTGTLLFLSGVKDLAPMYYVTGNHERMSRRFEERMELLRSFGVVILPDAYIETEVKGNEIIIAGLDDPYISWPVDKDQSEIMEKTFRELDQRKEYKILLAHRPERVEQYLEYSFNLIVNGHSHGGQVRIPLILNGLYAPNQGFFPKYTGGLYKHGGTMQIVSRGLSDMEKIPRIFNPTELVCIIVKSGK, encoded by the coding sequence ATGATATATAGAAATTTACAGATCCGTGTCTATAGGCTGGAAACCCCTCTCCTGTCCGAAAATACGGTTATACGTATTGTTCTAATATCTGATTTGCACAGCCAGATTTACGGGAAAGATCAAAGCCCGTTAATCGAAAAGGTAATAAAACTTGAACCGGATTTGATATTTCTTACCGGCGACATCCTGGACGACAGGGTGCCCGACACAGGGACGCTTTTATTCTTATCAGGCGTTAAGGATCTTGCCCCCATGTATTATGTTACCGGCAATCATGAACGCATGAGCCGTCGTTTTGAAGAAAGAATGGAACTGCTCCGGTCTTTCGGCGTGGTTATTCTGCCGGATGCCTATATTGAAACTGAAGTAAAAGGAAATGAAATAATAATAGCCGGCCTGGATGACCCTTATATAAGCTGGCCTGTTGACAAAGATCAGTCTGAAATAATGGAAAAAACATTCAGAGAACTGGATCAAAGAAAAGAGTACAAGATACTCCTGGCTCACCGCCCGGAACGCGTCGAGCAGTACCTTGAATATTCTTTTAACCTGATTGTTAATGGGCACTCCCACGGCGGGCAAGTGCGAATTCCCCTTATCCTGAACGGCCTCTATGCCCCCAATCAGGGATTTTTTCCAAAATATACCGGCGGTTTGTATAAACACGGCGGGACTATGCAGATAGTGAGCCGGGGACTTTCTGACATGGAAAAAATCCCAAGGATATTTAACCCGACGGAACTGGTTTGCATAATCGTAAAATCTGGCAAATGA